The following proteins are co-located in the Penaeus monodon isolate SGIC_2016 chromosome 35, NSTDA_Pmon_1, whole genome shotgun sequence genome:
- the LOC119595150 gene encoding translation initiation factor IF-2-like, translating into MIQSGRLRWAASLLVLAVGVAESTGVVDMEVCRHGCSAVPQDLWPYCCESHNTCCQEFADSCVHDCLPRVNSGDVSVVEERPGLCCALYNLCCFRETPRISPKRKNEGPPPSIPIVHRFSFPTSTSHQRTHTSPAVAPGPAARPPAPRDDQPREPPRKTSPNRPQLPRKLPGRPRDSDDGQDARPNFASGPRRPQLPRKLPFRPDDSADGPQSPRKFPNRPRDSDRPQPNRPNSSDRPQFLRKTDSDEPQISNRAEGPGQEPARKIKVRPRPQQRNDVEPERGEAEELPAPVQTVEQEDRRGQSGAEEISVEPRGETAPLPVPPAVDRTPKIISVEERPAPQQAEAVVIEPEEELAVDDFVLLPNPLTEGQVAEPAEAVTPPPANSPLDIPTYLPIEIPQDTSAPTYLPLDAGDVFEAPQLPPEEFQEAPEPSEAPAGSPQPFPSSLPEPEEAQSRGPIDVPAPPAAATTGRGTRTRGRARGSSSRGASDNGGGAVRTRSRSRSQG; encoded by the exons atCCAGAGCGGGCGGTTGCGGTGGGCGGCGAGCCTGTTGGTGCTGGCGGTGGGCGTGGCGGAGAGCACGGGCGTGGTGGACATGGAGGTGTGTCGCCACGGGTGCTCGGCCGTGCCCCAGGACCTGTGGCCGTACTGCTGCGAGTCGCACAACACGTGCTGCCAGGAGTTCGCCGACTCGTGCGTG CACGATTGCCTTCCCCGAGTGAACTCCGGGGACGTGAGCGTGGTGGAGGAGCGCCCCGGCCTCTGCTGCGCCCTCTACAACCTCTGCTGCTTCAGGGAGACGCCCCGAATCTCCCCCAAGAGGAAGAACGAGGGCCCGCCGCCCAGCATCCCCATCGTCCACCGGTTCAGCTTCCCGACCTCCACCAGCCACCAGAGGACGCACACATCCCCGGCCGTCGCCCCCGGCCCCGCCGCTCGGCCTCCGGCGCCCCGGGACGACCAGCCGCGGGAGCCGCCCAGGAAAACAAGCCCCAATCGCCCCCAACTGCCCAGGAAGTTGCCCGGCAGACCGAGGGACTCCGATGACGGCCAAGACGCACGACCCAACTTCGCGAGTGGCCCCAGGCGACCTCAGCTCCCCAGGAAACTTCCCTTCAGACCGGATGACTCCGCCGACGGTCCTCAATCCCCGAGGAAGTTCCCGAACAGACCACGCGACTCGGACAGACCTCAGCCGAACAGACCAAACAGCTCGGACAGACCCCAGTTCCTGAGAAAGACCGATTCAGACGAGCCACAGATATCCAACAGAGCCGAGGGACCTGGCCAGGAACCAGCCAGGAAGATCAAGGTTCGTCCTCGTCCCCAGCAGAGAAACGACGTAGAACCGGAGCGCGGCGAGGCCGAGGAACTGCCAGCTCCTGTGCAGACTGTCGAGCAAGAAGACAGACGAGGCCAGTCAGGTGCTGAAGAAATCAGCGTTGAACCAAGAGGGGAAACTGCCCCACTGCCAGTTCCTCCAGCGGTGGACAGGACGCCAAAGATCATCTCAGTGGAGGAGAGGCCAGCGCCACAGCAGGCGGAGGCAGTAGTGATCGAGCCAGAGGAGGAACTCGCGGTAGATGACTTTGTTCTCCTTCCAAACCCTCTCACTGAAGGCCAAGTTGCTGAGCCGGCAGAGGCCGTCACTCCCCCGCCAGCCAACTCCCCACTGGACATTCCCACTTACCTACCTATCGAAATCCCTCAGGATACAAGCGCCCCCACTTACCTTCCCCTGGACGCGGGGGACGTCTTCGAAGCCCCGCAACTTCCTCCAGAGGAATTCCAAGAAGCACCTGAGCCCAGCGAGGCCCCAGCAGGCAGCCCTCAACCCTTCCCGTCCTCTCTTCCGGAGCCCGAGGAGGCCCAGTCCCGTGGCCCCATCGACGTCCCCGCTCCTCCTGCCGCTGCCACGACAGGAAGAGGCACGAGGACCCGCGGGAGAGCAAGAGGCTCTTCGTCTCGAGGGGCGTCTGACAACGGCGGTGGCGCTGTAAGAACAAGGTCGAGATCGAGAAGTCAGGGCTGA